In Quercus robur chromosome 10, dhQueRobu3.1, whole genome shotgun sequence, a genomic segment contains:
- the LOC126704399 gene encoding probable LRR receptor-like serine/threonine-protein kinase At1g74360 isoform X9, which translates to MSDEETDPWPVALFVFLILITGAFVAGDSLDTDKEVLLKLKAFFEGNNQINRGKYSQWNTQSDNPCDWPGINCSTTTGTARVTSINLSDNEISGKLFGNFSLLTELSFLDLSRNTLSEVIPEDLNRCQNLVHLNLSHNILDGHLNLTGLNKLEKLDISVNRICGEVQLSLPTICDKLVVLNISRNNFTGVINGGFDTCQNLQFLDLSTNKLSGELWIGFERLLELSASENNFSGSILSSMFSTNCTLQVLDLSENGFTGTVPGNISNCRNLVILNLSSNNFTGKIPAEMGSISSLQALYLGSNSFSNDIPDSLPSLNNLTFLDLSRNNFGGDIQEIFGKFTQVKFLVLHSNLYIGGIYTSGILKLPNISRLDLSFNNFSGPLPVEISEMPSLKFLILAHNEFSGTIPSEYGNLSRLQALDLSFNRLKGSIPPTFGKLRSLLWLMLANNSLSGEIPPDLGNCTSLLWLNLANNQLSGKIPPQLTNIGTNAAATFESNRQENDGIVAGSGECLAMRRWIPANYPPFSFVYDILTRKSCRSIWNTILQGNGIFPICAAGSSVRTFQISGYVQLSGNRLSGEVPPDIGKMQNFSMLHLGFNEFFGKLPPQIGEMPLVNLNISNNKFSGEIPGEIGNIKCLQNLDLSCNNFSGMFPASFNNLSELNMFNISYNPLMSGVVPITGQFSTFEKSYLGDPLLEFPNLIHNTTDKLPHGNNHDGKTNSRSFAAFLVFLALTLIFLIFGVLSLIVCMMVKSPSESPGYLLQDIKYRHDLASSSSYSSPWLSDTIKVIRLDKTAFTHADILKATGNFSEERIIGKGGFGTVYRGVLPDGREVAVKKLQREGIEGEREFRAEMEVLSGNGFGWPHPNLVTLYGWCLDGTQKILVYEYMEGGSLEDLISDRVKLTWRRRIDVALDVARALMFLHHECYPAIVHRDVKASNVLLDKDGKARVTDFGLARVVDAGDSHVSTVVAGTIGYVAPEYGQTWHATTKGDVYSFGVLTMELATGRRALDGGEECLVEWAKRVMGNGRQGLSRSVIPVVLLGSGLAEGAEEMSELLRVGVKCTAESPQARPNMKEVLAMLIKISCIRGEFNYGQSPPF; encoded by the exons ATGTCAGACGAGGAAACTGATCCATGGCCGGttgctttatttgttttcttaatctTGATCACAG GTGCGTTTGTTGCTGGAGATTCTCTGGACACAGACAAAGAAGTCCTGCTAAAGCTGAAAGCATTCTTTGAAGGAAACAATCAAATAAACAGAGGAAAATACTCACAGTGGAACACGCAGAGCGATAACCCATGTGATTGGCCAGGAATAAATTGCAGTACTACTACCGGAACAGCAAGAGTCACTAGCATCAACCTCTCAGACAACGAAATCTCTGGCAAGTTATTCGGAAACTTCTCGTTGCTAACCGAGCTCTCTTTCCTCGACCTCTCCAGGAACACTCTCAGTGAAGTGATTCCTGAGGACTTAAACCGGTGCCAAAACCTTGTGCATCTCAATCTCTCACATAACATTCTTGACGGCCACCTGAACTTGACAGGGTTGAATAAGCTTGAGAAGCTTGATATTTCTGTCAATAGAATATGTGGGGAGGTCCAGTTGAGCCTCCCAACAATTTGTGACAAGTTGGTTGTGTTGAATATATCGAGGAATAACTTCACGGGCGTGATCAATGGCGGTTTTGATACATGCCAGAATTTGCAGTTCTTGGATTTGAGCACAAACAAGTTAAGTGGGGAATTATGGATCGGTTTTGAAAGGCTGCTTGAGTTGTCTGCCTCAGAAAACAATTTCAGCGGGTCTATTTTGTCGTCAATGTTTAGTACTAACTGTACCCTGCAAGTTTTAGACCTGTCTGAAAATGGTTTTACTGGTACGGTTCCAGGGAATATATCAAACTGTCGaaatttggttattttgaatCTGTCTAGTAATAATTTTACAGGAAAAATACCAGCTGAGATGGGATCAATTTCTAGTCTTCAAGCTTTGTACTTGGGGAGCAACAGCTTTTCCAATGACATTCCTGATTCACTTCCCAGCTTGAATAATTTAACCTTCTTGGATTTGAGTAGGAACAATTTTGGAGGAGATATACAAGAGATTTTTGGGAAATTCACTCAGGTTAAGTTCCTTGTATTGCACAGCAATTTGTATATCGGTGGGATATATACATCGGGAATTCTCAAGCTTCCTAACATTTCTAGATTAGACCTGAGCTTCAACAATTTTTCAGGTCCACTTCCAGTTGAAATCTCTGAAATGCCAAGTTTGAAGTTCTTGATCCTAGCTCACAATGAATTTTCTGGAACTATACCATCAGAATATGGAAACCTGTCCCGCCTGCAAGCACTTGACCTCTCTTTTAACAGGCTAAAAGGATCAATACCTCCCACCTTTGGAAAATTGAGGTCACTCTTATGGTTGATGCTTGCAAATAATTCCCTATCAGGGGAGATTCCGCCGGATTTGGGAAATTGCACAAGCTTGTTGTGGTTGAACCTTGCCAACAACCAGCTTTCTGGGAAAATCCCACCTCAATTGACAAATATTGGTACAAATGCCGCAGCAACTTTCGAGTCTAATCGCCAGGAAAATGACGGGATTGTAGCTGGCTCAGGGGAGTGTTTGGCGATGCGGAGGTGGATTCCTGCAAACTACCCTCCTTTCAGTTTTGTGTATGACATCCTCACAAGGAAGAGTTGTAGAAGCATATGGAACACGATACTTCAAGGAAATGGCATTTTCCCAATATGTGCAGCTGGTTCATCAGTCAGGACCTTTCAAATCTCCGGTTATGTTCAACTAAGTGGGAATCGGCTTTCAGGCGAGGTCCCTCCGGATATTGGTAAGATGCAGAATTTCAGTATGTTGCATTTGGGCTTCAATGAATTCTTTGGGAAACTCCCTCCTCAAATTGGAGAAATGCCACTTGTAAATCTAAACATCTCCAATAACAAGTTTTCTGGTGAAATTCCTGGGGAGATTGGTAACATTAAGTGCCTGCAGAATCTGGACTTGTCCTGCAACAATTTTTCTGGCATGTTCCCAGCAAGCTTTAACAACCTGAGTGAGCTAAACATGTTCAATATCTCATACAATCCGCTGATGTCTGGTGTAGTTCCAATAACCGGGCAATTTTCAACGTTTGAGAAGTCCTATCTCGGTGACCCCCTTTTGGAATTTCCAAATTTAATTCACAACACTACAGATAAGCTTCCACATGGTAACAATCATGATGGGAAGACAAACAGTCGTAGTTTTGCTGCATTCTTGGTGTTCCTAGCTTTGACACTGATTTTCTTAATATTTGGGGTATTGTCACTCATAGTCTGCATGATGGTGAAGAGCCCATCAGAATCACCAGGGTATCTATTGCAGGATATAAAGTACCGGCATGATCTTGCATCAAGTTCTAGCTATTCATCACCATGGTTGTCAGATACGATTAAGGTCATTCGTTTGGACAAAACAGCTTTCACACATGCAGACATTTTAAAAGCAACTGGTAACTTTTCAGAGGAGAGGATTATTGGAAAGGGGGGATTTGGCACAGTCTACCGAGGAGTATTGCCTGATGGGAGAGAAGTGGCAGTTAAAAAGCTTCAAAGAGAAGGAATAGAGGGTGAAAGGGAATTCCGAGCTGAAATGGAGGTTCTAAGTGGCAATGGATTTGGCTGGCCACATCCAAACCTTGTGACACTTTATGGCTGGTGCTTGGATGGCACAcagaaaattttagtttatgagTACATGGAAGGTGGAAGCTTGGAGGACCTCATATCAGACAGAGTAAAGCTTACATGGAGGAGAAGAATTGATGTGGCACTTGATGTAGCTCGTGCATTAATGTTTCTACACCATGAATGCTACCCTGCCATTGTGCATCGTGATGTGAAGGCCAGCAATGTCCTACTTGATAAGGATGGGAAAGCACGTGTTACTGATTTTGGTCTAGCTAGAGTTGTTGATGCTGGGGATAGTCATGTTAGTACAGTGGTGGCTGGGACAATTGGTTATGTTGCTCCTGAATATGGGCAAACATGGCATGCTACTACAAAAGGGGATGTGTATAGTTTTGGGGTATTGACAATGGAACTAGCAACTGGGAGGAGAGCTTTGGATGGAGGGGAAGAGTGTTTAGTGGAATGGGCAAAACGGGTGATGGGAAATGGGAGGCAAGGATTGAGCAGATCAGTCATACCAGTTGTGCTTTTGGGGTCCGGGCTGGCTGAGGGGGCAGAGGAAATGAGTGAGCTTCTTCGGGTTGGGGTGAAGTGCACAGCCGAGTCACCACAAGCTAGACCAAACATGAAGGAAGTGCTAGCTATGCTAATAAAGATTTCCTGCATTAGAGGGGAGTTCAATTATGGCCAATCtcctcctttttaa